AGTAGCACCAAATAATTTTGCAAGTTGTATTCCAGCTGTTCCTACACCACTTGCTCCACCATGAATTAAAACTATATCACCGGCTTTTATTTTTGATCTTGTGATTAAAGAATGCCACATCGTAATGTATGTAATTGGTAAGCATGAAGCTTCTTCAAAAGACAAATCATCCGGAATTTTAAAAACATTTACAGCCGGAACTTTTACATACTCAGCAGAAACACCGTCTTCTAATACTCCTAAAGGTCTAAACTGATTACATTCATTGTCTCTTCCGGATAAACATTTTTCACAGTATCCACAAGAAAGACCGGAGAAAATAACAACCCTATCACCTTCTTTTACATTCTTAACATTTTTACCAGTTTTTGCTACTATACCTGCACCATCAGATGCAAAGATATGTGGCAGAGGAATAGGCATAGGATATTTACCTTCCATAACCCAAACATCTAAATGGTTTAAAGAAAACGCTTTTATATTTACTAAAACTTCATCATCCTTTATTTCCGGTATAGGAAAATCTCCAATTTTGATTGCTTTATATCCTTCCAATTTGTCATAGTAAGCAGCTTTCATTTAATTCCTCCTATTTATTTCTTAATTTTAATTTTTAAATTTTCTTATTTATTAAACTGCCCGAAGATTTTTTTGATTCGCCTTCTGATGAGTATGTAGTAGCAGATTGAAAAACAGCTTGAAAAATTTCTTCTATTAAATTTAAATTGGAAGAAGCTATTGTTTGATTGATAGCTGTAAGTTCTTTAATTTTATTTATTTTTTCTTTTAATGTTTGGGGCAGATTTTCAAAATCTTTTACTTCAAAATTTGCAAGCTCTGATAGTAAAGACTGCTTTTCTTCAACGATTTTCATTATTTCTTCAGGTGCTTTGTCATCATTAATAGCATTTATTAAAAGCTTATTTTCTTTTTCAAGCAAGTTTATTAAATTTTCTAAGATTTTTTCTATTTTATCCATTTTTGGCACCTGTATAATAAAATCAAATTGTGTTATAATCATTCTAACATAAGAAACGGAGAAAGATAACAGAATGCAGAAAAAGGGTGCGAAGAAATCTATTGAAAAAGCTTTAGATTTATTAGAAGCTTTAAAGGAAAAAGACAATTTAGGCGTTACTGAACTTAGTAATATTCTTGGATTAAATAAAAATAACGTTTTTAGACTCCTTGCAACATTAGAAGTAAAAGGTTTGATAGAACAAGACCCAGAAACAGGACATTACAGACTTGGAGTAAAAACTTTACTTTTAGAATATTCATTTATAAAAAATTTAACAATTTTAAACCAAGCAAAACAGTTTGTTAAGCAATTAAGAAATAAAACAAATGAAACAGTTTACTTGTCATTGATGCATCAAAATGATATTGTCTATTTTTACTCTAAGGATAGTAAATCATCTGTTTTGGTCAATTCAAGAATTGCTAAAAGATATCCTGCTATTGAAACTGCACCGGGTAGAGCTATTTTAAGGGCAAAAAAAGAGCTTGGCGATATTTTCGAGTATGACTTTGAAGGTTTAGAGCCAGAAGTATCAGAGATAGCCACAGTAATAAGAGATGAAAGTGATTATCCGGTTGCTGCACTTTCTATAGTTGCACCGATTTCAAGGCTTAACAAATCAAATTATGACGGACTGTTTAAGCATGAATTACTACAAACAGCAAAAGAAATAACAAACTTGTATAAAATAGACTTGCCTTAAAAATGCTTTATATTGTTTTATCAGTTATTTCTGGTTTAACTTTAGCAATATCCTTGCCAAATTATTATATTCCGTTTGCTTTTTTGGTTGGCTATGGACTTTTGTTTTATTTGATAGAAAAAAATGATACTAAAAGATTAATTCTATACTCGTTTATCGCAGGACTTGTTTTTTCTGCAATTTCTTTTTACTGGATAATATACGCCATTCATTATTACGGTAAGATTAATTTATATCTTTCTTCCGGATTGTTCTTATTATTTATCGCTGCTTACAGTTTATATGCTTTTGTTCTTTTTTCTGTTTTGTTGAAACTGTTTTATAAAAGATACAATTACAAAGGTTTTTTTATAGCACCATTTCTAATAGTACTTTTAGAAGTAGTCCGGGAGTATTTCCCATTTACAGGCTTTCCTTGGAACTTAAACGGATACATGCTTTCATACATAAATCAAATTGCACAAATATCGTCACTTTTTAGCATCTATGGACTTTCATTTTTAGTATTGTATTTTTCTGTTTCTTTTTACATGATGTTTTCAAATCAACATTTTAGATGGATCATATTAAATTTGCTAAATATAGCATTATTCATTTTGATATTTCTTTGGGGACAAAGCAAGATTGAAAGCTATGTTGACAAAGGAGCGTCTTATAAAGTATCAATCTTGCAAGGTAATATAGACGAGACGCTAAAGATTGAGAGAAATACAGAAAATGACATGATCGTTTTGAATAAATACATATCTTTATTTGAAAAAGCAAAAAAAGATAATCCGGATTTAATCATTCTTCCAGAATCTGCGCTACCTTTCTTTCCTTTTATCGACAATGATAAAAAAGAGTACTTTTTTAAAGAATTTGAAAAAATTAAAATTCCATTTCTTTCCGGCTTTGATAACGTGATTCTTAACAAAAACTTAGAGATAGAAAAAGTTTACAATTCATTATTTTTAGTGGATGAAAACGGAAAGTATGTTGATTATTATTCAAAGATAAAGATAGTACCTTTTGCTGAATATTCACCAATCAGATTTAAATTTCTTGAAGAGATTTTTGAGTATATAAAAGGCATTGATTTTTCTCCTGGCGAGGGTCAAAAATTGCTTACTTTTCAAAAGAATGATAAAAAACCAATGAAGATAGTATCTCTCATTTGCTTTGAGTCTATTTTTCCTAATTATGTTTCAAGTTTTGTAAATAAAGGGGGTAATGTAATTGTAAATATTACAAATGATGGATGGTTTGGAAAGACTTCTGCTCCTTATCAGCATTTTGAGATGGCAAGGATTAGGGCTATTGAAAATAATGTTTATCTTATTAGGGCTGCTAACACCGGTATTAGTGCAGTAATAAATCCTGTTGGAAAGATAAAAAGTAAATTAAACCTAAACACTGAAGGTGTACTTACTGATTATGTTTATCTTACAGATGGTAGGTCTTTTTTCAATCAAAATAGAATTTTTATTTTAATTGGATATTTGGTTTTGTTTGGCTTAGTTTTAGGATTGTTAGAGTTTTATAGAGTGGAAAACAAAAACGTTGTCATTTCTTAAGACTTAAAAATCCTTCCAGTTATCAGAGAAAAACAAAAATAAAAAAGCCCCCTTCCCAGGGGACTTCAACATTTTTTATTTTATGTCTTTACTTAATTTCTATTTTAACTTCTTTTTCTTGAACAGATTTTGGTATTGTTAATTTTAAAACGCCATCTTGATATTCTGCTTTAGCTTCTTCAATTTTTACGTCTGCTGGTAACGGGATTACTCTTTCAAATTTTCCATAAAATCTTTCTCTTCTGTAATAATTTTCATCTTTTTTCTCTTCTTCTTTTTTAACTTCTCCTCTAATTACAACTGCATTGTCTTTTACTTTTACTTCAATATCTTCTTTTTTAGCACCTGGTATTTCTGCTTCAATTACAACATTGTTATCTTTTTCATACACATCAACTCTTGGAGACCAAACAACCACTTCTGCTGTTTGTTCAGCCGGAATCAATTCCTTAAAAATTCTGTTGATCTCATTTTCCAATCTTGCTAATTCTCTTAATGGCGAAACTGCAAATGCTGGGATTAATCTTCTGTCCATTTTCACTACCTCCTTACTTTATTATTACTATTAATATATAACCTAATATTGATTTTGTCAATAGATTTTATAATCGTTAACTAAATTTAACAAAACACCTTTTTTTAATATAAATTTAAGCTTTAAAATTTAAGAATGCAAAAAAATTAGAATTTAAAAAGTGGTCCTTCGGACGAGGCTGCTTGTAAAAATCCACATCGTCATTCTGCAGCCGGCGAAGAATCTCATATTCTTTCTTTTCATATCAAAAGATCAAAAGAGGAGATCCTTCGGCTTACAGCCTGAGGATAACACGTAAAGGTAAGCTTACGAGCTTCGAACACTCTTTCCTTCGGACTTACGTCCTCGTATAATAGAGAAATGTTAAACGATAAGCTTTAGAGAAAGGATAGTCTTATTCTTATTTATGATTCTGCAATCTACAAAGAGTCTTTTTCTTTTACCTTGTTTCTCAACTATCGTATTATTCGTTAAATGATGTCTATCATCTTCTGTATTTTTCTGTCTCTAATGGTAAGCTTTCATCATTACCCCATTCATACCAGCTTCCTGTATAGATTTTTAGATTTTTAGCTCCTAAGTATTTAAGTGGAATAAAGACAAATGAAGACCTATTGCCAATTGTGCAGTAAAGAATGATTTTTTTATTTAAATCTAAGTTTATCTTTTTTATATCTTTTTCAAGAACTTCTATAGGCTTGTAGGTTGAACCTTTGCCCTCAAACCATCTCCAATAGACAAACTTAGCCCCAGGTATATGACCAGACCTTTTAATCTCATTCATTTCCTGTCTTCCTGTAAATTCTAAAAATGTTCTTGTATCTACCAAGATTGTGTTGTCATCAACTCCGTTTGTATAGTTTTTTACATGCTGCAATACTTCTTCTTTTGAAGCTACAACTTCATACCTTGGCTTTACAATGTATTTAGCTTTTTTCTTGATTACATCATCTTGATTTGAGATAGGCAGATTCTCTTTTTTCCAGTTTTCAAGACCACCATCAAGAATTAAAAGTTTGTTTTCATCATGACCCATGCTGTAAAGTAAAAACCACATATAAGATGCTTTATTTGGAAGATTTTTTGAATAGTAGATTATAACTTTATCATTGTTGCTAATCCCATTTTCAGAAAACAGCTTTTCAGCAGTTTTTGGACAAAGTGGTAAGTATTTACACTTTTGCTTTTCATTATTTTTTATTGCTATATCTTGAACTGCCAAAACATCAATGTTAACTGAACCAGGAATATGTTCATTCATGTAGGTTTGATTGTCTTCTGTGTCTATAAACACAGTGTTTTTATCATTTAGTAGTTTGTAGGCATCTTGCGGAGAGATTAAAGGAAGTCTGCTTTGTGCATAAGAAAAGCTGAAAGCTAACAAAATTATATATACTATTTTTAACATCCTAAAACTCCTAAGTAAAATTGTTGACAATAAAATTTAGTTTAAAAGAGGCTGTTAAAACATGACTAACATCAAAGATTTAGAAAGCTACATGAAAATTGCTTTAGATTTGGCAAAAATTAGAAAAGGATTAACCCATCCTAACCCAACCGTTGGAGCTGTTATTGTAAAAGATGGAAAGATAATAGGTAAAGGTTATCATATCAAAGCAGGTATGCCCCATGCAGAAAGAGAAGCAATAAAAGACGCAAAAGAAAAAGGATATGATTTAAAAGGTTCTACTATGTTTGTAACCCTTGAACCATGCTGTCATTATGGAAGAACACCGCCCTGCACAAACGCAATCATTGAAGAAGGTATTTCAGAGGTTGTAATCGGAGCGTTAGACCAAAACCCGGTAGTAAAAGGTCAAGGTGTAAATATCCTAAAATCTTATGGCATTAAAGTAATTACAGGTGTTTTGGAAAAAGAATGTGAGAAGATAAATGAAGATTTTTTTATATACATAAAAGAAAAAAGACCATTCGTTCATCTAAAAGTAGCCCAAAGCTTTGATGGAAAAATAGCCACAAAAACAGGTGATTCTAAATGGATAACATCTGAAAAATCAAGACAATTTGCCCATCAATTAAGAAAAGAAGCATCGGCCATTCTCGTTGGCACAAATACAGCTTTAAAAGATAATCCAACCCTAACAGTTAGACACGTAGAAACAGAAAAACAACCAGTAAGAATTTTGATAGACAAAAGATTAAAAGTTCCACCAACTTATAACATCTATAACAATGAAGCCAAAACCATTGTGATAACTTCCAAATTAGCCAGTCAGGAAAATCTTAAAAGATTATCAGAAAAAGAAAATGTTGAAATTGTGTTTTTAGACTTAGATGAAAATGAAAAGTTTAAGGTTGATGATATTCTAAAAACACTGTACGAGAGAGAAATAGTTCATCTTTTGGTTGAAGGTGGTAGAGAAGTAATAACAGACTTTATAAAAGAAAGAAAGTTTGATAAAATCTCCATCTTTACAGCACCGTTATTGATAGGTGATGATGGAATCTCTTGGCTTGACTATCTTGGAATTGAAAAAATTCAAGATAGCTTAAAGCTCAAGGTTGAAGATTTTAAGGTTTTAGACAAAGATTTTTATTTTGAATGTTATCCTATGCTGTCTAATTTTTACTGAAAGAGCTTGCAAAAATCCACATCGTCTTCTGCAGCCGGCGAAGAATCTTGACCTCAAAGATGTCATTCTGAGCGAAGCGAAGAATCTCATATTTTTCTTTTCAAGTCAAAAAATCAAAAAAGAGATACTTGGACTTAGTCCTCAGGACAACACGAAAAGGTAAGCTTACGAGAATTTTGGAACACTCTTCAATTTCTGCTTGACAGATAGAAAATTTTTTTGTATATTTACATTAAATTTTTAATTTTTTAACTGTACCTTGGCAATTGAATAGGTAACCCACACAAGCTTATTTTAAGTGAAACGTGAGACGTGAGATGTGAGACGTTAAATATTGGTTTATCAATAATTTAGTGATTTTTATTTGATTGTTTAAATGCTTAGTGAGATGACTTAGCAGTCAGCAAAGCTAAGGTATTGGTAATGTGATTTTATTTTTTGATGTTTGATTTAAGCTTGTGTAGTGATGGTTTGAAAAGGATTTTTTAAAAAGTAGTTGTAAGTGTTTGTTGAATTAAACTTTTTGATTTTAAAATTTTTAATGCTTAAATTTTTGAAAATTTGCAGTTTTTTATTATGAAATTTTTTAAGATCGGGAAGTTAAGGAGTGGTATTTGCAGCGAGCTTCTGAGCTTGTGGTTTTCAGCGGTTGGCTTGTGATGGGATGTTAAAGGATAAAATATAATAATATATTTTCTGTATATCG
This genomic stretch from Sulfurihydrogenibium sp. harbors:
- the ribD gene encoding bifunctional diaminohydroxyphosphoribosylaminopyrimidine deaminase/5-amino-6-(5-phosphoribosylamino)uracil reductase RibD; translated protein: MTNIKDLESYMKIALDLAKIRKGLTHPNPTVGAVIVKDGKIIGKGYHIKAGMPHAEREAIKDAKEKGYDLKGSTMFVTLEPCCHYGRTPPCTNAIIEEGISEVVIGALDQNPVVKGQGVNILKSYGIKVITGVLEKECEKINEDFFIYIKEKRPFVHLKVAQSFDGKIATKTGDSKWITSEKSRQFAHQLRKEASAILVGTNTALKDNPTLTVRHVETEKQPVRILIDKRLKVPPTYNIYNNEAKTIVITSKLASQENLKRLSEKENVEIVFLDLDENEKFKVDDILKTLYEREIVHLLVEGGREVITDFIKERKFDKISIFTAPLLIGDDGISWLDYLGIEKIQDSLKLKVEDFKVLDKDFYFECYPMLSNFY
- a CDS encoding IclR family transcriptional regulator, which encodes MQKKGAKKSIEKALDLLEALKEKDNLGVTELSNILGLNKNNVFRLLATLEVKGLIEQDPETGHYRLGVKTLLLEYSFIKNLTILNQAKQFVKQLRNKTNETVYLSLMHQNDIVYFYSKDSKSSVLVNSRIAKRYPAIETAPGRAILRAKKELGDIFEYDFEGLEPEVSEIATVIRDESDYPVAALSIVAPISRLNKSNYDGLFKHELLQTAKEITNLYKIDLP
- a CDS encoding rhodanese-like domain-containing protein; translated protein: MLKIVYIILLAFSFSYAQSRLPLISPQDAYKLLNDKNTVFIDTEDNQTYMNEHIPGSVNIDVLAVQDIAIKNNEKQKCKYLPLCPKTAEKLFSENGISNNDKVIIYYSKNLPNKASYMWFLLYSMGHDENKLLILDGGLENWKKENLPISNQDDVIKKKAKYIVKPRYEVVASKEEVLQHVKNYTNGVDDNTILVDTRTFLEFTGRQEMNEIKRSGHIPGAKFVYWRWFEGKGSTYKPIEVLEKDIKKINLDLNKKIILYCTIGNRSSFVFIPLKYLGAKNLKIYTGSWYEWGNDESLPLETEKYRR
- the lnt gene encoding apolipoprotein N-acyltransferase, with amino-acid sequence MLYIVLSVISGLTLAISLPNYYIPFAFLVGYGLLFYLIEKNDTKRLILYSFIAGLVFSAISFYWIIYAIHYYGKINLYLSSGLFLLFIAAYSLYAFVLFSVLLKLFYKRYNYKGFFIAPFLIVLLEVVREYFPFTGFPWNLNGYMLSYINQIAQISSLFSIYGLSFLVLYFSVSFYMMFSNQHFRWIILNLLNIALFILIFLWGQSKIESYVDKGASYKVSILQGNIDETLKIERNTENDMIVLNKYISLFEKAKKDNPDLIILPESALPFFPFIDNDKKEYFFKEFEKIKIPFLSGFDNVILNKNLEIEKVYNSLFLVDENGKYVDYYSKIKIVPFAEYSPIRFKFLEEIFEYIKGIDFSPGEGQKLLTFQKNDKKPMKIVSLICFESIFPNYVSSFVNKGGNVIVNITNDGWFGKTSAPYQHFEMARIRAIENNVYLIRAANTGISAVINPVGKIKSKLNLNTEGVLTDYVYLTDGRSFFNQNRIFILIGYLVLFGLVLGLLEFYRVENKNVVIS
- a CDS encoding Hsp20/alpha crystallin family protein, which codes for MDRRLIPAFAVSPLRELARLENEINRIFKELIPAEQTAEVVVWSPRVDVYEKDNNVVIEAEIPGAKKEDIEVKVKDNAVVIRGEVKKEEEKKDENYYRRERFYGKFERVIPLPADVKIEEAKAEYQDGVLKLTIPKSVQEKEVKIEIK
- a CDS encoding zinc-binding dehydrogenase, with product MKAAYYDKLEGYKAIKIGDFPIPEIKDDEVLVNIKAFSLNHLDVWVMEGKYPMPIPLPHIFASDGAGIVAKTGKNVKNVKEGDRVVIFSGLSCGYCEKCLSGRDNECNQFRPLGVLEDGVSAEYVKVPAVNVFKIPDDLSFEEASCLPITYITMWHSLITRSKIKAGDIVLIHGGASGVGTAGIQLAKLFGATVITTVGDDWKVEKCKNLGADYVINYKSEDFVEKVKEITNNNLCDVVIDHIGAETFNKSLSCAKKGGSVVTFGSTTGAEVNINLRYVFGKNLIIHGVYMGTKGEFSQVIKLIPNKIRPVIDSVFELEDVQKAYEKLLSRQFFGKIVVKI